Proteins encoded by one window of Paenibacillus sp. DCT19:
- a CDS encoding sugar phosphate nucleotidyltransferase, with translation MKGVILAGGTGTRLYPLTRLINKHLLPVGKHPMIVYGIDRLRQAGIEDILIVMGKQSAGLYTDFLGGGAELGVRLTYRIQEKAGGIAEALDLARSFILPGERFVVLLGDNLFSDDLKPYVDRYVQQPEGTARVLLKGVDDARRYGVPEFDPQHPERITHIEEKPSHPKTSYCVTGIYMYDDHVFNLIGSIAPSARGELEITDVNNHYAAAGGLEYDILQKYWSDAGTFESLQEASVRMKGQLP, from the coding sequence ATGAAAGGTGTTATTCTTGCTGGCGGAACAGGAACAAGACTGTACCCTCTGACGCGGCTGATCAACAAGCATCTGCTTCCAGTCGGTAAACATCCGATGATTGTATATGGAATCGACAGGCTCCGTCAGGCGGGGATTGAAGATATTTTGATCGTGATGGGCAAACAGTCGGCCGGTCTATATACCGATTTTTTGGGTGGCGGGGCAGAGCTGGGTGTTCGTTTGACTTATCGGATCCAGGAGAAAGCAGGCGGCATTGCAGAAGCTTTGGATTTGGCAAGGTCTTTTATCCTTCCGGGAGAACGATTTGTTGTGCTGTTGGGTGACAACTTGTTCAGTGATGATCTGAAACCTTATGTTGATCGCTATGTACAGCAACCTGAAGGAACAGCTCGTGTGTTGTTAAAGGGAGTGGATGACGCCAGACGGTATGGAGTACCGGAATTTGATCCCCAGCACCCAGAACGTATTACGCATATTGAGGAAAAACCAAGTCATCCAAAGACATCCTACTGTGTGACCGGAATTTATATGTACGATGATCATGTGTTCAACCTCATCGGTAGCATTGCACCTTCTGCCCGTGGAGAGCTTGAAATCACTGATGTAAATAATCATTATGCAGCGGCAGGTGGGCTGGAGTACGATATTTTGCAAAAATATTGGAGCGATGCTGGTACGTTTGAATCTCTACAGGAAGCGTCCGTTCGAATGAAAGGCCAACTGCCGTAA
- a CDS encoding glycosyltransferase family 2 protein: MTCTSIIIPTYNGLDLLQSCIASIRQYTGENTPYEIVVVDNGSTDGTAAYCAKERLRFVRLPENRGFPAACNAGLRVAIGDELLLLNNDVTVTSCWLENLRTALYSDEQVGITGPVTNYASGIQQVKVDFHSMEHFQELARENNVSDPEKWIEVKRIVGLCMLIRRRVLDSIGLLDEAYSPGHYEDDDYCYRARVKGFRLRVCGDVLVHHQGSASFLKTDPDTWKQLLERNRSIFINKWQVDPLEYIETSDEGGNVK, encoded by the coding sequence ATGACTTGTACGAGTATCATCATTCCAACCTATAACGGATTAGATCTATTGCAATCCTGCATTGCGTCGATCCGTCAATATACAGGTGAAAATACCCCTTACGAGATTGTCGTTGTGGATAACGGTTCTACAGATGGTACGGCCGCTTATTGCGCCAAGGAACGTCTAAGATTTGTCCGGTTGCCTGAAAATCGTGGATTCCCTGCTGCCTGCAATGCAGGGCTACGTGTAGCTATTGGAGATGAGCTTCTCCTTTTGAATAATGACGTTACGGTGACCTCTTGCTGGCTCGAAAATTTACGAACTGCGCTCTATAGTGATGAGCAGGTTGGAATTACTGGGCCTGTCACCAATTACGCCAGCGGAATTCAACAGGTTAAGGTGGATTTTCACAGCATGGAGCATTTTCAGGAGCTGGCGAGAGAGAACAATGTAAGCGACCCTGAGAAATGGATAGAGGTTAAACGGATCGTTGGGTTATGTATGCTTATTCGGAGACGCGTACTCGATTCCATTGGCTTGCTTGACGAGGCGTATTCGCCGGGACATTATGAGGATGATGATTATTGTTATCGCGCCCGGGTCAAGGGCTTTCGTTTACGGGTATGCGGCGATGTTCTCGTTCATCATCAAGGTAGTGCAAGTTTTCTGAAGACGGATCCGGATACATGGAAACAGTTACTGGAGCGTAATCGCTCTATTTTCATCAACAAATGGCAGGTCGATCCTCTTGAATATATTGAGACATCCGATGAAGGAGGCAACGTGAAATGA
- a CDS encoding glycosyltransferase — MKARVVGVRHQRTLKRGMRARRGQLLKKQTTKQETNRAVFQQSWQCGEQAGRHGSGNMDSMEQQAHLAWRECWPTLSERLDHYEDVMQAGKAFMQGYSRSAGRSLNIVPVHLHRTAAAVVSACNEEGTLAQVIVQLKRLPLTEIVVVLNGTTDQSLEQVLAHSRVTLVYEPNRAGHDVGRAMGAKVTTAETVLFVDGDMVIPAEQLAPFLYAVDRGDDVALNDLSSLLPAFARQDEVTRMKAYLNRTLGRADLQSNSLTAVPHALSRRMIQAVNPESLVVPPKAQALAIQHGLRVRAPSQVDVIRSNRLRSTNVGSGNSVAKLIIGDHLEAIAEWLNVVGKEVLEPTLSRSEVAYRRNT; from the coding sequence ATGAAAGCCCGTGTCGTTGGCGTTCGCCATCAGCGAACACTAAAAAGAGGTATGCGAGCAAGGCGAGGGCAATTGTTGAAGAAACAAACCACGAAGCAGGAAACGAATCGAGCGGTGTTCCAGCAGTCATGGCAATGCGGTGAACAAGCGGGGCGGCATGGCTCGGGGAATATGGATTCCATGGAGCAACAGGCACATCTTGCTTGGCGCGAATGCTGGCCTACTTTATCCGAGCGGTTGGATCATTATGAGGATGTTATGCAGGCAGGGAAGGCATTTATGCAGGGGTATTCCCGTTCGGCTGGACGGTCACTGAATATTGTACCTGTGCATCTTCATCGTACTGCGGCGGCTGTAGTCAGTGCCTGTAACGAAGAGGGCACGTTGGCACAAGTGATCGTACAACTCAAACGGCTTCCTCTGACAGAAATCGTTGTTGTATTGAACGGAACAACCGACCAAAGTCTGGAGCAGGTGCTTGCCCATTCAAGAGTGACCCTTGTCTATGAGCCGAATCGTGCAGGTCATGATGTTGGTCGTGCAATGGGTGCTAAGGTAACGACAGCAGAAACCGTTCTGTTTGTGGATGGGGATATGGTCATTCCTGCTGAGCAATTGGCGCCTTTTCTATATGCAGTTGATCGCGGAGACGATGTGGCACTCAACGATCTCTCCTCCTTATTGCCTGCATTCGCACGCCAAGATGAGGTTACTCGTATGAAGGCATATCTCAATCGCACATTGGGTAGAGCCGATCTTCAATCGAATTCTCTTACGGCTGTGCCCCATGCGTTATCTCGGCGTATGATTCAGGCAGTGAATCCGGAGTCTCTCGTTGTTCCGCCTAAAGCGCAAGCTCTGGCAATCCAACATGGATTAAGAGTAAGGGCACCTAGCCAGGTGGACGTCATTCGTTCCAATCGTCTTCGTTCCACCAATGTAGGTAGCGGCAATTCAGTTGCTAAACTCATTATTGGAGATCATCTTGAAGCGATTGCCGAATGGCTGAATGTAGTAGGTAAAGAGGTGCTGGAACCCACGTTATCCCGCAGTGAAGTGGCTTACAGGAGGAACACCTGA
- a CDS encoding glycosyltransferase, whose amino-acid sequence MQNRRSIARTGAKPSSKRSRTQQQRQRLKSIRRKGTKTYRYVIPAMERSEHSPLLSVIIPAMNEEKTIGKVVRFARRICRNSEVIVVVNGSTDGTARAARAAGARVISYTEALGHDGGRRAGAMVARGNILLFTDADIPISPEQLAPYVQAIMDGTDVALNDYNGPITRNPIHPVVEAKHVLNSMLTRPDLQGASMTAIPHAISRKALEVIGAGCLEIPPLAQAKAVVGGLQVRAVHHVPVGRMNAVRLRKRRSADLLSQVILTDHLTAIKWITDTLGSRGGHSDLERVRSLAR is encoded by the coding sequence TTGCAAAACCGCCGTAGTATAGCTCGGACTGGTGCCAAACCAAGCTCCAAACGAAGTAGGACACAGCAGCAGAGACAGCGATTGAAATCGATACGTAGAAAAGGTACAAAGACCTATAGGTATGTCATTCCAGCTATGGAGCGATCAGAGCACAGCCCATTGCTTTCGGTCATTATTCCGGCAATGAACGAAGAGAAAACGATAGGCAAGGTGGTTCGTTTCGCTCGGCGTATATGCCGGAATTCGGAAGTCATTGTAGTGGTCAACGGCTCAACAGATGGTACGGCTAGAGCTGCAAGAGCGGCAGGTGCACGTGTAATCAGTTATACAGAGGCTCTGGGTCATGACGGTGGTCGGCGAGCAGGTGCGATGGTGGCTCGTGGCAACATATTATTATTCACAGATGCAGACATTCCGATCTCTCCAGAGCAGCTAGCGCCTTATGTGCAAGCGATTATGGATGGAACAGACGTCGCTCTGAACGACTATAACGGTCCAATTACACGAAACCCTATACATCCGGTGGTGGAAGCCAAACATGTGCTGAATAGTATGTTAACGAGACCGGATCTGCAGGGAGCCTCGATGACAGCCATTCCACATGCGATAAGTCGTAAGGCTCTTGAGGTTATAGGTGCTGGATGTTTGGAGATTCCTCCACTGGCACAGGCCAAAGCAGTGGTCGGTGGATTGCAGGTACGTGCAGTGCACCATGTGCCTGTAGGTAGAATGAACGCAGTCCGGTTACGCAAACGAAGAAGCGCCGATCTATTAAGCCAAGTGATCTTGACTGATCATCTAACGGCGATCAAATGGATAACGGATACACTTGGTTCCCGTGGCGGACATTCCGATCTGGAGCGGGTACGTAGCCTGGCGAGGTGA
- a CDS encoding M4 family metallopeptidase: MKFAKVMPTILGGALLLASVSSAGAAPLSDQSIPLQTPYVSEEGIPLNSGSDETIFNYLGQQEQFLNSDVTSQLKIIKRTTDTSGIRHFRLKQYIKGIPVYGAEQTIHLDKTGAVSSALGDLPPVEEQSIPNDGVAEISAEDAIRIASEEATSRIGELGEAQKDPQAELNIYHHEEDGQTYLVYITEVNVLEPAPLRTKYFINAVDGSIVSQFDLINFATGTGTGVLGDTKTLTTTQSGSTFQLKDTTRGRGIETYTANNRSSLPGTLLTDSDNVWTDRAGVDAHAYAAATYDFYKNKFNRNGIDGNGLIIKSTVHYGSNYNNAFWNGVQIVFGDGDGTTFTSLSGDLDVVGHELTHGVIEYTADLEYRNEPGALNEAFADIMGNTIESKNWLLGDAIYTPNIPGDALRSLSNPTLYGQPDKYSDRYIGSQDNGGVHINSGIINKAYYLAAQGGTHNGVTVTGIGRDKAVKIFYSTLVNYLTPTSKFAAAKTATIQAAKDLYGANSTEATAITKAYQAVGL, from the coding sequence ATGAAATTTGCCAAAGTTATGCCAACAATTCTTGGAGGAGCACTTTTGCTCGCTTCCGTATCTTCTGCAGGAGCAGCTCCGTTGTCAGATCAATCCATTCCGTTGCAAACGCCATACGTATCTGAGGAGGGGATTCCTTTGAACAGCGGCTCCGACGAAACCATCTTCAATTACCTTGGGCAACAAGAACAATTCCTGAATTCGGACGTAACGTCCCAGCTCAAAATTATAAAAAGAACCACGGACACCTCTGGCATAAGACACTTCCGTTTGAAGCAATACATTAAGGGAATTCCGGTCTACGGTGCAGAGCAAACGATTCATTTGGACAAAACAGGAGCCGTTTCCTCCGCGCTTGGCGATCTTCCTCCTGTTGAAGAGCAATCCATCCCGAACGACGGTGTGGCTGAGATCAGTGCTGAAGATGCCATTCGTATTGCCTCTGAAGAAGCCACTTCCCGCATTGGCGAGCTGGGCGAAGCCCAAAAAGACCCACAAGCTGAATTGAACATCTATCACCATGAAGAGGATGGTCAAACCTACCTTGTATACATTACCGAAGTCAATGTACTTGAACCTGCCCCGCTGCGGACAAAATATTTCATTAATGCCGTCGATGGCAGCATCGTATCTCAGTTTGACCTCATTAACTTTGCCACAGGAACAGGTACAGGTGTCCTTGGTGACACCAAAACCCTAACCACTACTCAATCGGGAAGCACATTCCAATTAAAAGATACGACCCGTGGTCGAGGCATTGAGACGTATACGGCCAATAATCGTTCCTCACTGCCAGGTACCTTGCTCACCGATTCAGACAATGTCTGGACAGACCGCGCAGGAGTAGATGCACATGCATATGCTGCTGCCACCTATGACTTTTACAAAAACAAGTTCAACCGCAACGGAATCGATGGTAATGGCTTAATCATTAAATCAACCGTGCATTACGGCTCCAACTATAACAATGCTTTCTGGAACGGTGTGCAAATTGTATTTGGTGATGGAGACGGTACAACCTTCACTTCCCTATCTGGTGATCTCGATGTGGTAGGACATGAATTAACTCATGGTGTCATTGAATACACAGCAGATCTCGAATACCGGAATGAACCTGGTGCATTGAATGAAGCTTTTGCTGATATTATGGGGAACACCATCGAAAGTAAAAACTGGTTGCTTGGAGATGCCATATACACGCCTAACATTCCGGGCGATGCATTACGCTCCCTCTCTAATCCTACCTTGTATGGACAACCTGATAAGTACAGCGATCGTTACATCGGTTCACAGGATAATGGTGGTGTTCATATTAATAGCGGAATCATCAATAAAGCTTATTATCTCGCAGCACAAGGCGGTACTCATAATGGTGTAACGGTAACTGGAATCGGACGTGACAAAGCGGTGAAAATTTTCTACAGTACACTTGTGAATTATTTGACACCAACGTCCAAGTTTGCCGCTGCCAAAACAGCAACAATTCAAGCAGCCAAAGATCTGTACGGCGCTAATTCGACTGAAGCAACAGCGATTACCAAAGCCTATCAGGCTGTAGGACTATAA
- a CDS encoding WIAG-tail domain: protein MSKRGKKKVLTPKLRHVSPKFKELELTDRRIGSIKSDPFLHKEERLETHVPASKAIENQTPVESSSESTNHTADATNAEEPIKPEAVRSEPEAVQSEAPAVKPEPKVASEPELSTPVVVDEPKKIQVSSVAPSVLEEPKEITSQDRRYILNQNQMPGSTGAYIYTDDLSEYAVTESRLAPFSVDASKMKPGAVGSEALQDYAVTSIHIADGAIVSAKLAEASVSEEHLIDGSVSGYKIRNASVGGEKIRDGSITSQKLGNQVIDAAKIADGSIGTRHLSRMLVTEDLIKNQAVTGDKIAISGVDTRHLTGGAVHTSKLADEAVTTAKIREGAVTSSKLEEQSVESRHIQSGAIKQTHLAEGAINRSQLAAGSIGSEQIEDGAIEARHLAEGSLSGRHLVDGAIGSNQLRTAAVGREQIGTGEVTNEHLVDGAVTSSKLADQSVGTAKLLEQSITASKIADQSIVASKIADEAVHGKHIAKGSVRAEHIANRGISPVHVDNAAIHSIHIASGSIEATHLATDSVSADAIAPGAVSTQHLTESAVGTYELQDGAVTDAKLADESITEEKLGSASISSRAIAPGSVSSSHLAHGGVTGAHLSPGSVGSDALRPYAVKSEHLTEHAVGVPHLQPGSVQTDAISRGAVTTDKLAPGSVTSGQIAGGSIFPPHLTDHSVTSPKLSPESVATDKLADLAVTSAKLADGSVTSSKIMAESITAKHIPAGTLRGYHLKQHSVSLEHLADEIRSPELFADGSITGNKLRPGSINAEHLVADSVSSNTLQHESVSSEHLQPSAVTSIHLADGIIKSDHLSNQVIHSHHLKADSVHGEHINEQAITSHHILPGSVQTDHLAPLSVTEAHLQPGLISGLHLKADSISTVQLQQGAVQSRHINDGAIFAHHIHERSIGTSHLEEESVSSIILQEESVTRSKLASGSVDGSKLVQGAVSGAHLSEESVQSVHIQDGAIQAGHIQHGAIQADHIEAQSINADHIQDGAIQADHIQSQSINAEHIQEQSIQASHLEVGSVTTEALQSGSVTLDKLAEGSVDGSKLLQGAVSGVHLSEESVQSAHIQGGAIQTDHIQAQSIDAAHIQDGAIQTDHIQAQSVNADHIQVQSINGDHIQAQSIQASHLEVGSVTAEALQSGSVTLDKLAEGSVDSSKLVQGAVSGAHLSGESVQSAHIQGGAVLADHIQHGAIQANHIEAESIDAAHIQDGAIQAGHIQGQSINADHIQAQSIYGEHIQERSIHASHLEVGSVTTEALQSGSVTLGKLAEGSVDGSKLVQGAVSGAHLSEESVQSAHIQGGAIQADHIEAQSIDATHIQDGAIQADHIQAQSINTAHIQDGAITAEKFADGAINGSKLSEQSITSRHLNEGIVNASHLSEDIWTAIRQVSGETLEQLEATKRQEAPANVEEDQLNPLDPINPINQSNFSDHLDLVNQLSLLNESDHQTQLTLADQQQQLTQLEEQTVAHAEAIQFLQTSVQEWKEQSVIEPKTEILRDEWTPTAGEASDVTEASSSNDTFQLNEQSVQQEHLCDNIVGSEQLQAGAVQPQHLSFQPVRSVSRQLVVQQFGMEAFILPENEECVEVTVAFEESFASEHYVIVAMSNDRGFQVSLLSQSEDEAVLEVSRAVGCKHTYGLLSWIAAGPSL, encoded by the coding sequence ATGAGTAAAAGAGGCAAAAAGAAGGTTCTTACGCCGAAACTGCGGCATGTGAGCCCGAAGTTTAAGGAATTGGAACTGACGGATCGCCGTATCGGCTCGATTAAATCGGATCCGTTCTTGCACAAGGAAGAACGGCTGGAGACACATGTACCAGCTTCTAAAGCTATTGAGAATCAGACACCTGTAGAATCTTCTTCGGAATCGACGAATCATACTGCAGATGCAACAAACGCGGAAGAGCCCATCAAGCCAGAAGCAGTACGATCTGAACCAGAAGCAGTACAATCTGAAGCACCAGCAGTGAAACCAGAGCCAAAAGTGGCAAGCGAACCAGAGTTGTCTACGCCTGTGGTCGTGGATGAACCCAAGAAAATCCAAGTAAGTAGTGTGGCACCCAGTGTTCTAGAAGAGCCGAAGGAAATCACGAGTCAGGATCGCCGATATATCTTGAATCAGAATCAGATGCCAGGCTCAACGGGAGCATATATCTATACGGATGACCTAAGTGAGTATGCGGTAACAGAGAGTAGGCTTGCGCCGTTCTCGGTGGATGCATCCAAAATGAAGCCCGGAGCTGTTGGTAGCGAAGCGTTACAGGACTATGCGGTGACTAGCATTCATATCGCAGATGGTGCGATTGTGTCTGCTAAACTGGCTGAAGCTTCCGTATCAGAGGAACATTTAATTGATGGCTCAGTATCTGGCTACAAAATACGTAATGCTTCTGTTGGCGGCGAGAAAATAAGAGATGGCAGCATCACATCACAAAAGCTTGGCAATCAGGTTATTGATGCCGCCAAAATTGCAGATGGTTCAATTGGCACAAGGCACCTTAGTCGCATGCTCGTTACGGAGGACTTAATCAAAAACCAAGCCGTTACTGGAGATAAAATTGCCATCAGCGGTGTAGATACTCGCCACCTGACAGGTGGGGCTGTGCATACATCCAAATTAGCGGACGAAGCAGTGACCACAGCTAAAATTCGTGAGGGAGCGGTCACCAGCAGTAAGCTTGAAGAACAATCGGTGGAATCTCGTCACATTCAGTCAGGTGCGATTAAACAGACTCATCTGGCGGAAGGGGCAATCAATCGTTCCCAGCTCGCGGCGGGTAGCATTGGAAGTGAGCAGATTGAAGACGGTGCAATTGAAGCAAGACATTTGGCTGAAGGCTCGCTGAGCGGAAGACATTTGGTAGACGGAGCAATAGGATCCAATCAGCTTCGGACGGCTGCTGTAGGCAGAGAACAGATCGGTACGGGCGAAGTGACCAATGAACATCTGGTGGATGGCGCCGTAACCAGCAGTAAATTGGCTGATCAATCTGTAGGGACAGCGAAACTACTGGAACAGTCAATTACAGCTTCCAAGATTGCGGATCAGAGTATTGTTGCTTCCAAAATTGCAGATGAGGCAGTACATGGCAAGCATATCGCCAAAGGTTCTGTTCGTGCAGAGCATATTGCCAACCGAGGCATATCGCCTGTGCATGTGGATAATGCAGCGATCCATTCCATCCATATTGCGAGTGGGAGCATTGAGGCTACGCATTTAGCCACAGACAGTGTGTCTGCAGATGCAATTGCACCCGGAGCTGTCTCCACACAGCATCTGACGGAGTCTGCCGTAGGTACGTATGAACTGCAGGATGGTGCGGTAACAGACGCGAAGCTTGCGGATGAAAGTATAACGGAAGAAAAACTAGGCTCAGCATCGATCAGTAGCAGAGCCATTGCTCCAGGAAGTGTATCATCATCACATCTTGCACATGGCGGAGTGACGGGGGCTCATCTTTCGCCAGGAAGCGTTGGTTCAGATGCTCTTCGACCTTATGCGGTGAAGTCGGAGCACCTAACCGAGCATGCTGTAGGGGTACCCCATCTGCAGCCTGGAAGTGTGCAAACGGATGCCATATCTCGTGGCGCGGTTACCACCGATAAATTGGCTCCGGGAAGTGTGACTTCCGGCCAGATCGCTGGAGGTAGTATTTTCCCGCCACATCTCACAGATCATTCAGTGACTTCACCGAAATTGTCACCAGAGAGTGTTGCCACAGATAAATTAGCAGATCTGGCTGTGACTTCAGCCAAACTCGCAGATGGTAGCGTCACGTCCAGTAAAATCATGGCTGAGAGTATTACAGCTAAGCATATCCCTGCAGGAACGCTTCGTGGTTATCATCTGAAGCAGCACTCCGTTTCACTGGAGCACTTGGCAGATGAGATTCGGTCCCCAGAGTTATTTGCAGATGGAAGTATTACAGGTAATAAATTGCGTCCAGGTTCGATTAATGCAGAACATCTCGTTGCAGATTCCGTATCTTCGAACACATTACAGCACGAGTCAGTGAGCAGTGAGCATCTGCAGCCATCCGCAGTAACATCCATTCATCTGGCTGATGGCATCATCAAGTCTGATCATCTGAGCAATCAGGTTATTCATTCACATCATCTGAAGGCAGACAGTGTTCATGGGGAACATATTAATGAGCAGGCCATTACTTCCCATCATATCCTCCCCGGCTCCGTTCAGACGGATCATCTGGCACCGTTATCTGTGACAGAGGCGCACCTGCAACCGGGCTTGATCAGTGGATTGCACTTGAAAGCAGATTCAATCAGCACTGTTCAGCTTCAGCAAGGAGCGGTACAATCACGCCATATTAACGATGGAGCAATCTTCGCCCATCATATCCACGAACGGAGCATTGGTACATCTCATCTGGAAGAAGAATCCGTCAGTTCTATTATTTTGCAAGAAGAATCCGTGACTCGCTCTAAGCTGGCAAGTGGCAGTGTGGATGGCAGTAAACTGGTGCAGGGAGCAGTATCCGGTGCACATCTGTCTGAAGAGAGCGTGCAGTCAGTTCATATTCAAGATGGGGCTATCCAAGCAGGTCATATCCAGCACGGAGCTATTCAAGCGGATCATATCGAAGCGCAAAGCATTAACGCAGATCATATTCAGGATGGAGCCATTCAAGCGGATCATATCCAATCACAAAGCATCAACGCAGAACACATTCAAGAGCAGAGTATTCAGGCGTCTCATCTGGAAGTGGGAAGTGTAACAACAGAGGCTTTGCAGAGCGGATCCGTGACGCTGGATAAACTCGCTGAGGGCAGTGTGGATGGCAGCAAATTGTTACAGGGAGCAGTATCTGGTGTGCATCTGTCTGAAGAGAGCGTACAATCAGCTCATATTCAAGGCGGGGCTATCCAGACAGATCACATTCAAGCGCAAAGCATCGATGCAGCCCATATTCAGGACGGAGCCATTCAAACAGATCATATCCAAGCGCAAAGCGTCAACGCAGATCACATTCAAGTACAGAGCATCAACGGAGATCATATTCAAGCACAGAGTATTCAGGCGTCTCATTTGGAAGTGGGGAGCGTAACAGCAGAGGCTTTACAGAGTGGATCCGTGACGTTGGATAAACTTGCTGAGGGCAGTGTGGATAGCAGCAAACTGGTGCAGGGAGCAGTATCTGGTGCACACCTGTCTGGAGAGAGCGTACAATCAGCTCATATTCAAGGCGGGGCTGTTCTGGCAGATCATATCCAGCACGGAGCTATTCAAGCGAACCACATCGAAGCGGAAAGCATCGATGCAGCCCATATTCAGGACGGAGCCATTCAAGCCGGTCATATCCAAGGGCAAAGCATTAACGCAGATCATATTCAAGCACAGAGTATCTATGGAGAACACATTCAAGAGCGGAGCATTCACGCTTCTCATTTGGAAGTGGGGAGCGTAACAACAGAAGCTTTACAGAGTGGATCCGTGACGTTGGGTAAACTTGCTGAAGGTAGTGTGGATGGTAGCAAACTGGTGCAAGGAGCAGTATCTGGTGCACACCTGTCTGAAGAGAGCGTACAATCAGCTCATATTCAGGGCGGAGCTATTCAAGCGGATCATATCGAAGCGCAAAGCATCGACGCAACCCATATTCAGGACGGAGCCATACAAGCAGATCATATCCAAGCACAAAGCATCAACACAGCTCACATTCAAGATGGAGCTATCACAGCAGAGAAATTTGCGGATGGTGCCATTAACGGAAGCAAGCTCAGTGAGCAGAGCATCACATCTCGTCATTTAAATGAAGGGATTGTGAATGCTTCACATTTAAGTGAGGATATCTGGACTGCAATTCGTCAGGTGAGTGGAGAAACGCTGGAACAGCTTGAGGCCACAAAAAGGCAGGAAGCACCTGCAAATGTAGAAGAAGATCAATTGAATCCACTCGACCCCATTAATCCAATCAACCAGTCTAACTTCTCGGATCATCTGGATCTGGTTAACCAGCTCAGTTTACTGAACGAGTCGGATCATCAGACACAACTCACATTAGCAGATCAACAACAGCAACTTACACAATTGGAAGAACAAACTGTGGCACATGCCGAGGCAATCCAGTTCCTTCAGACATCTGTTCAAGAATGGAAGGAACAATCGGTTATAGAACCAAAGACTGAAATATTGAGGGACGAATGGACTCCAACAGCGGGGGAAGCGTCAGATGTAACCGAGGCAAGTAGCAGCAATGATACGTTCCAGCTCAATGAACAGTCCGTTCAACAAGAGCATTTGTGTGACAATATTGTGGGTAGCGAGCAGTTACAAGCAGGCGCGGTTCAGCCTCAGCATCTATCATTCCAACCTGTACGTAGTGTCAGCCGTCAACTGGTTGTGCAACAATTCGGTATGGAGGCATTCATCTTGCCTGAGAATGAAGAATGCGTAGAGGTGACGGTTGCATTTGAAGAGTCATTTGCATCAGAGCATTATGTTATTGTTGCGATGAGCAATGATCGTGGATTTCAGGTATCTCTGCTATCTCAAAGTGAGGATGAGGCAGTGCTGGAGGTTTCGCGTGCGGTAGGCTGCAAGCATACGTATGGTTTGTTGTCATGGATCGCTGCGGGACCTTCCCTATAA